Proteins found in one Physeter macrocephalus isolate SW-GA chromosome 17, ASM283717v5, whole genome shotgun sequence genomic segment:
- the KLK4 gene encoding kallikrein-4, whose translation MTLAGSPWGWFLGHLLLSVTGSLAWGGGSHIVNGEDRHPHSQPWQAALFLGKEFFCGGVLGHPQWVLSAAHCFQNSYTIGLGLHSLEDDQEPGGQMMEAHLSIQHPEYNRPSFANDLMLIKLEELVPRSDTIQDISMASQCPTAGDSCLVSGRGRLANGRRPKVLQCVNIPVVSEEICSELYAPVYHPSMFCAGGGQDQKDSCHGDSGGPLVCNGSLQGLVSFGQSPCGQPNVPGVYTNLCKFTDWIQKTIQAS comes from the exons ATGACCCTGGCAGGAAGCCCCTGGGGCTGGTTCCTGGGCCACCTCCTCCTCAGTGTCACag GATCCCTCGCCTGGGGCGGAGGCAGCCACATCGTAAACGGCGAGGACCGCCACCCGCACTCGCAGCCTTGGCAGGCGGCGCTGTTCTTGGGAAAGGAATTTTTCTGCGGGGGCGTCCTGGGGCATCCTCAATGGGTGCTGTCAGCCGCACACTGTTTCCAGAA TTCCTATACCATCGGGCTGGGCCTGCACAGTCTTGAGGACGACCAAGAACCAGGCGGTCAGATGATGGAGGCTCACCTCTCCATCCAGCACCCAGAGTACAACAGACCATCTTTTGCCAACGACCTCATGCTCATCAAGTTGGAAGAACTGGTGCCCCGGTCTGACACCATCCAGGACATCAGCATGGCCTCACAGTGCCCGACCGCTGGGGATTCTTGTCTCGTTTCCGGCCGGGGTCGGCTAGCGAATG GCAGACGGCCCAAAGTGCTCCAATGCGTGAATATCCCGGTGGTGTCGGAGGAGATCTGCAGTGAACTCTATGCCCCCGTGTACCACCCCAGCATGTTCTGCGCTGGCGGAGGCCAGGACCAAAAGGACTCCTGCCAT GGTGACTCTGGGGGCCCCCTGGTCTGCAACGGGTCCCTGCAGGGCCTTGTGTCCTTTGGACAATCCCCGTGTGGCCAGCCCAATGTCCCAGGCGTCTACACCAACCTCTGCAAGTTCACAGACTGGATACAGAAAACCATCCAGGCCAGTTAA